One window of the Klebsiella sp. WP3-W18-ESBL-02 genome contains the following:
- the selD gene encoding selenide, water dikinase SelD: MSEQAIRLTQYSHGAGCGCKISPKVLETILHSEQTKFIDPNLLVGNETRDDAAVYDLGNGTSVISTTDFFMPIVDNPFDFGRIAATNAISDIFAMGGKPIMAIAILGWPINTLAPEIAREVTEGGRFACKQAGIALAGGHSIDAPEPIFGLAVTGIVPTERVKKNSTAQAGCKLFLTKPLGIGVLTTAEKKSLLKPEHQGLATEVMCQMNLVGSAFANIEGVKAMTDVTGFGLLGHLSEMCQGAGVQAQIDFAAVPKLPGVEAYIALGAVPGGTERNFASYGHLMGAMSDAQRALLCDPQTSGGLLLAVTPDAEADVQAAAAEFGITLTAIGELVTARGGRPMIELR, from the coding sequence ATGAGCGAGCAGGCCATTCGTTTAACGCAGTACAGCCACGGAGCAGGTTGCGGTTGTAAAATTTCGCCGAAAGTGCTGGAGACTATCCTGCACAGCGAGCAAACGAAGTTTATCGACCCCAACCTGCTTGTCGGCAACGAAACGCGCGACGATGCTGCCGTTTACGACCTGGGTAACGGTACCTCGGTCATCAGCACCACCGATTTCTTTATGCCAATTGTCGACAATCCGTTCGACTTTGGCCGCATTGCCGCGACCAACGCCATCAGCGATATTTTTGCCATGGGCGGCAAGCCGATTATGGCAATTGCGATCCTCGGCTGGCCTATCAACACGCTGGCGCCGGAAATTGCTCGCGAAGTGACCGAAGGCGGGCGCTTTGCCTGCAAACAGGCGGGCATTGCGCTGGCGGGCGGCCACTCCATCGACGCGCCAGAGCCCATTTTCGGCCTGGCGGTTACCGGCATCGTACCAACCGAACGGGTGAAGAAAAACAGCACCGCGCAGGCGGGTTGCAAGCTATTCCTGACGAAGCCGCTGGGCATTGGCGTGTTAACCACCGCCGAGAAAAAATCGCTGCTGAAGCCTGAACATCAGGGGCTGGCGACGGAAGTGATGTGCCAGATGAACCTGGTTGGCTCGGCGTTTGCCAATATCGAAGGCGTTAAAGCCATGACCGACGTGACCGGTTTTGGCCTGCTGGGCCACCTGAGCGAAATGTGCCAGGGCGCTGGCGTGCAGGCGCAGATTGACTTTGCCGCCGTACCGAAGCTGCCGGGCGTTGAAGCGTATATCGCGCTGGGCGCGGTACCGGGTGGAACCGAGCGCAACTTTGCCAGCTATGGCCATCTGATGGGCGCGATGAGCGACGCTCAGCGCGCGCTGCTGTGCGACCCGCAAACCTCCGGTGGCCTGCTGCTGGCGGTGACGCCGGACGCGGAAGCTGACGTGCAGGCAGCGGCAGCCGAATTTGGCATCACCCTGACCGCCATCGGCGAGCTGGTGACGGCCCGCGGCGGTCGTCCGATGATCGAGCTGCGCTGA
- a CDS encoding NAD(P)H nitroreductase: MDALELLVNRRSASRLAEPAPAGEQLQNILRAALRAPDHGTLQPWQFVIVEGEGRERFSQLLEQGAVAANGDDKAIEKARNAPFRAPMIIVAIAKCQDHPKVPKWEQEMSAGCAVMAMQMAAVAQGFNGIWRSGALIDSPVVRAGFDCTEQDKIVGFLYLGTPQLKASTTIGVPDTAPFVRYL, encoded by the coding sequence ATGGATGCCCTGGAACTATTAGTGAATCGCCGCAGTGCGTCGCGCCTGGCCGAACCGGCGCCGGCGGGCGAACAGCTGCAAAATATTCTCCGTGCCGCGCTGCGCGCGCCGGATCACGGCACGCTGCAGCCGTGGCAGTTTGTGATTGTCGAAGGCGAAGGCCGCGAGCGCTTCAGTCAGCTGCTTGAGCAGGGCGCGGTGGCCGCTAACGGCGATGATAAGGCGATTGAAAAAGCGCGCAACGCGCCATTCCGTGCGCCGATGATTATCGTGGCGATCGCCAAATGCCAGGATCACCCGAAGGTGCCGAAGTGGGAGCAGGAGATGTCGGCTGGCTGCGCGGTGATGGCGATGCAGATGGCCGCGGTAGCCCAAGGGTTCAACGGTATCTGGCGCAGCGGTGCGCTGATCGACAGCCCGGTGGTGCGTGCAGGCTTCGACTGCACCGAGCAGGATAAAATTGTTGGCTTCCTCTATCTGGGTACCCCGCAGCTGAAAGCGTCGACGACGATCGGCGTGCCGGATACCGCGCCGTTCGTCCGTTATCTCTGA
- the sppA gene encoding signal peptide peptidase SppA, whose translation MRTVWRFIAGFFKWTWRLLNFVRELVLNLFFILLVLVGVGIWMQLSSSSSTEHSTRGALLMDISGVVVDKPSPSSKLSVLGRQFFGASSDRLQENSLFDVVQTIRQAKDDRNITGIVLDLKNFAGGDQPSMQYIGKALREFRDSGKPVYAINDSYSQAQYYLASFANKIWLSPQGVVDLHGFATNGLYYKTLLDKLKVSTHVFRVGTYKSAVEPFIRDDMSPAAREADSRWIGELWQNYLNTVAANRQVTAQQIFPGAQGVLDGLRKVDGDTAQYALDNKLVDALGSSAEIEKAMTKAFGWSKKDNNFSAVSMYDYAVKTPADTGSSIAVVFANGAIMDGEETPGNVGGDTTAAQIRDARLDAKVKAIVLRVNSPGGSVSASEVIREELAAAKAAGKPVVVSMGGMAASGGYWISTPADYIIASPSTLTGSIGIFGVINTVENTLDSIGVHTDGVATSPLADMAVTKALTPEVQQMMQLSIENGYKRFITLVAQSRHSTPEAIDKIAQGHVWTGEDAKANGLVDSLGDFDDAVAKAAELAKLKVWHIDYYQSEPTFFDMVMDNLSGSVRASLPQALQAYLPAPLANAASAMKAEGDKLAIFNDPQNRYAICLTCANIR comes from the coding sequence ATGCGAACCGTATGGCGCTTCATTGCCGGATTCTTTAAATGGACGTGGCGATTACTTAATTTCGTCCGGGAACTGGTGCTGAACCTGTTCTTTATTCTGCTGGTGCTGGTCGGCGTCGGCATCTGGATGCAGCTCAGTTCCAGCAGCAGCACGGAGCACAGTACCCGTGGTGCGCTGCTGATGGACATCAGCGGCGTGGTGGTGGATAAACCCTCGCCCAGCAGCAAGCTCAGCGTTCTGGGCCGTCAGTTCTTTGGCGCCAGCTCGGACCGTTTGCAGGAAAACTCACTGTTCGATGTCGTTCAGACCATTCGCCAGGCGAAGGATGACCGTAACATCACCGGCATCGTGCTGGACCTGAAAAACTTTGCCGGCGGCGACCAGCCTTCAATGCAGTATATCGGTAAAGCGCTGCGCGAGTTCCGCGACAGCGGTAAACCGGTCTATGCGATCAACGACAGCTACAGTCAGGCGCAGTATTACCTCGCGAGCTTCGCCAATAAAATCTGGCTGTCGCCGCAGGGCGTGGTTGATTTACACGGCTTCGCCACCAACGGCCTGTACTATAAAACGCTGCTCGACAAGCTGAAGGTTTCGACCCACGTGTTCCGCGTCGGCACGTATAAATCCGCCGTCGAACCGTTTATCCGCGACGATATGTCCCCCGCCGCGCGCGAGGCCGACAGCCGCTGGATAGGCGAACTGTGGCAGAACTACCTCAATACCGTCGCCGCCAACCGTCAGGTTACTGCGCAGCAGATCTTCCCGGGCGCGCAGGGCGTGCTGGACGGCCTGCGTAAAGTCGACGGCGACACGGCGCAGTACGCGCTGGATAACAAGCTGGTGGATGCCTTAGGCTCAAGCGCAGAGATTGAAAAAGCGATGACCAAAGCGTTCGGCTGGAGTAAAAAAGACAATAACTTCAGCGCCGTCAGCATGTATGACTATGCGGTGAAAACCCCGGCCGACACCGGCTCAAGCATCGCGGTGGTGTTTGCCAACGGTGCTATCATGGACGGTGAAGAAACCCCGGGCAACGTCGGCGGCGACACCACGGCAGCGCAGATTCGCGACGCACGCCTGGACGCGAAGGTGAAAGCGATTGTGCTGCGCGTGAACAGCCCAGGCGGCAGCGTCAGCGCCTCTGAGGTGATCCGCGAAGAGCTGGCGGCGGCGAAGGCGGCGGGCAAACCGGTTGTGGTCTCAATGGGCGGCATGGCGGCCTCCGGCGGCTACTGGATTTCCACCCCGGCGGATTACATCATCGCCAGTCCAAGCACGCTGACCGGCTCTATCGGTATCTTTGGCGTGATCAATACCGTGGAAAATACGCTGGATTCTATCGGCGTGCACACCGACGGCGTCGCAACCTCACCGTTGGCCGACATGGCGGTCACCAAAGCCTTAACGCCGGAAGTGCAGCAGATGATGCAGCTGAGCATTGAGAACGGCTACAAACGCTTTATTACCCTTGTCGCGCAGTCGCGTCACAGCACCCCGGAAGCGATCGATAAAATCGCCCAAGGCCACGTCTGGACCGGCGAAGACGCGAAAGCGAACGGCCTGGTAGATAGCCTCGGCGACTTCGACGATGCGGTGGCGAAAGCCGCTGAACTGGCGAAACTGAAGGTGTGGCACATCGATTACTATCAGAGCGAGCCGACGTTCTTTGATATGGTCATGGATAACCTCTCCGGCTCGGTGCGTGCATCGCTGCCGCAGGCGCTACAGGCCTACCTACCGGCACCGCTGGCGAATGCCGCCAGCGCGATGAAGGCTGAAGGCGACAAGCTGGCGATTTTTAACGATCCGCAAAATCGCTATGCAATTTGCCTGACCTGCGCCAATATTCGCTAA
- the ansA gene encoding asparaginase, which yields MPKKSIYVAYTGGTIGMQRSDHGYIPVSGHLQRQLALMPEFHRPEMPDFTIHEYEPLMDSSDMTPEDWQHIADDIKAHYDEYDGFVILHGTDTMAFTASALSFMLENLGKPVIVTGSQIPLAELRSDGQINLLNSLYVAANYPINEVTLFFNNRLYRGNRTTKAHADGFDAFASPNLTPLLEAGIHIRRLGTPPAPHGEGPLIVHPITPQPIGVVTIYPGISADVVRNFLLQPVKALILRSYGVGNAPQNGVFLNELAEASKRGIVVVNLTQCMSGKVNMGGYATGNALAQAGVISGSDMTVEATLTKLHYLLSQGLDATAIRKAMQQNLRGELTPDD from the coding sequence ATGCCTAAAAAATCCATTTACGTCGCCTACACCGGCGGGACCATCGGGATGCAGCGCTCAGACCACGGCTATATTCCGGTCTCTGGGCACCTGCAGCGTCAGCTGGCGCTGATGCCGGAGTTCCATCGCCCCGAGATGCCGGACTTTACTATCCACGAATACGAGCCGCTGATGGACTCTTCCGACATGACACCGGAAGACTGGCAGCACATCGCTGACGATATTAAAGCGCACTACGACGAGTACGATGGCTTTGTGATCCTGCACGGCACCGACACGATGGCGTTCACCGCCTCGGCGCTGTCGTTTATGCTGGAAAACCTCGGTAAACCGGTCATCGTCACCGGCTCGCAGATTCCGCTGGCGGAGCTGCGGTCTGACGGGCAAATCAACCTGCTCAATTCGCTGTACGTGGCGGCCAACTACCCGATCAACGAAGTGACGCTGTTTTTCAACAACCGTCTCTATCGCGGTAACCGAACCACCAAAGCTCATGCCGACGGCTTCGATGCCTTTGCGTCACCGAACCTGACGCCGCTGCTGGAAGCGGGCATCCATATCCGCAGGCTCGGTACGCCGCCCGCCCCGCACGGTGAAGGCCCGCTTATCGTGCATCCCATCACCCCGCAGCCGATTGGCGTGGTCACGATCTATCCGGGCATTTCCGCCGACGTGGTACGCAACTTCCTGCTGCAGCCGGTGAAAGCGCTGATTCTGCGCTCCTATGGCGTAGGCAATGCGCCGCAGAACGGCGTATTCCTCAACGAACTGGCGGAAGCCAGCAAGCGCGGCATCGTGGTGGTCAATCTGACACAGTGTATGTCGGGTAAGGTCAATATGGGCGGCTACGCCACCGGCAATGCGCTGGCACAGGCAGGAGTGATTAGCGGCTCGGACATGACCGTTGAGGCGACGCTGACCAAACTGCACTATCTGCTAAGCCAGGGGCTGGATGCGACGGCGATTCGTAAGGCCATGCAGCAAAACCTGCGCGGTGAATTAACCCCGGACGACTAA
- the pncA gene encoding bifunctional nicotinamidase/pyrazinamidase — MSARALLLVDLQNDFCAGGALAVADGDSTVDVANALIAAAKQRDEAVIASQDWHPANHGSFARQHGVEPYSQGTLDGLPQTFWPDHCVQGSEGAALHPLLSQQAIDAVFYKGESVNIDSYSAFFDNGHRQKTGLDAWLHEHDIRELIVLGLATDYCVKFTVLDALQLGYTVNVITDGCRGVNLTPQDSANAFMEMAAAGATLYTLDDWLEIHN; from the coding sequence ATGAGCGCACGCGCATTGTTATTAGTTGATCTGCAAAACGATTTTTGTGCGGGCGGCGCGCTGGCCGTTGCCGATGGCGACAGCACCGTTGATGTGGCGAATGCGCTGATCGCCGCCGCGAAACAGCGCGACGAGGCCGTTATCGCCAGCCAGGACTGGCATCCGGCCAACCACGGTAGCTTTGCCCGCCAGCACGGCGTGGAACCTTACAGCCAGGGGACGCTTGACGGTTTGCCGCAGACCTTCTGGCCGGATCATTGCGTGCAGGGCAGCGAAGGTGCCGCCCTGCACCCGCTGCTCTCTCAGCAGGCGATCGACGCGGTGTTCTACAAAGGCGAAAGCGTCAATATCGACAGCTATAGCGCCTTTTTCGACAACGGGCATCGGCAGAAAACCGGGCTGGACGCGTGGCTGCACGAGCACGATATCCGCGAACTGATCGTCCTGGGCCTGGCCACTGACTACTGCGTGAAATTCACCGTGCTCGATGCGCTGCAACTGGGCTATACCGTTAACGTCATTACCGACGGCTGCCGCGGGGTGAATCTTACGCCGCAGGACAGCGCCAACGCGTTTATGGAGATGGCAGCGGCAGGCGCAACGCTGTATACGCTGGACGACTGGCTGGAAATTCACAACTAG
- a CDS encoding glycoside hydrolase family 18 protein — MKLLPLLAALPLLCVSVVSANSLMSVGYFNGGGDVTAGPGGDINKLDVRQITHLNYSFGLIYNDEKDETNDALKDAARLHQIWLSPKVQSDLEIIPTLRKQNPNLKVLLSVGGWGARGFSGAAATPETRAVFIRSAQAVVAKYGLDGIDLDWEYPVNGAWGLVASQPADRDNFTALLKELRAAFGQKKLVTIAVGANAESPKSWVDVKTIAPLLDYINLMTYDMAYGTQYFNANLYDSTQWPTVANADKYSVDFVVNNYLAAGLKPSQMNLGIGFYGRVPKRSVEPGIDWSKADAQKNPVTQPYFGEPELALFKSLGVDLTKDTYVKYNDIVSKLLNDPQKRFTEHWDDQAKVPWLSVQSSDGKPLFALSYENPRSVSIKADYIKRKGLAGAMFWEYGADDHNQLAKQLAESLGIKH, encoded by the coding sequence ATGAAACTTTTGCCTTTGCTGGCAGCATTACCCCTGCTCTGCGTTTCGGTTGTTTCCGCGAATTCCCTGATGTCCGTCGGCTACTTCAACGGCGGCGGTGACGTTACCGCCGGGCCGGGCGGCGATATCAATAAGCTCGACGTGCGGCAAATCACCCACCTGAACTATTCGTTTGGCCTTATCTACAATGACGAAAAAGATGAAACCAACGACGCCTTAAAAGATGCCGCCAGGCTGCATCAAATCTGGCTGTCGCCGAAGGTGCAGTCCGATTTAGAAATCATCCCCACGCTGCGTAAACAGAACCCCAATCTGAAAGTACTGCTGTCGGTCGGCGGCTGGGGGGCTCGCGGCTTCTCCGGCGCGGCAGCGACGCCTGAAACACGCGCGGTGTTTATCCGCTCGGCCCAGGCGGTAGTGGCAAAATACGGCCTCGACGGAATCGATCTTGACTGGGAATATCCGGTCAACGGCGCGTGGGGGCTGGTCGCAAGTCAGCCAGCGGATCGTGATAATTTCACCGCGCTGTTGAAAGAGCTCCGCGCGGCGTTCGGGCAGAAAAAGCTGGTCACTATCGCCGTGGGGGCCAACGCAGAAAGCCCGAAAAGCTGGGTAGACGTGAAGACAATTGCGCCACTGCTGGACTACATCAACCTGATGACCTATGACATGGCATACGGCACGCAGTATTTTAACGCGAACCTGTATGATTCAACCCAGTGGCCAACGGTGGCGAACGCCGATAAATACAGCGTCGACTTTGTGGTCAATAACTACCTTGCCGCCGGGCTGAAGCCCAGCCAGATGAACCTCGGCATCGGCTTCTATGGTCGGGTGCCCAAACGCAGCGTAGAGCCGGGCATCGACTGGAGCAAAGCGGACGCACAGAAAAATCCGGTTACCCAGCCTTATTTCGGCGAGCCGGAGCTGGCGCTGTTTAAATCGCTCGGCGTTGACTTAACCAAAGATACGTACGTCAAGTACAACGATATCGTCAGCAAGCTGCTGAACGACCCGCAGAAACGCTTTACCGAGCACTGGGACGACCAGGCGAAGGTACCGTGGCTGTCGGTGCAGTCAAGCGACGGTAAACCGCTGTTTGCGCTGTCGTATGAGAATCCGCGATCGGTCAGCATTAAGGCCGACTACATCAAGCGTAAAGGTTTGGCTGGCGCGATGTTCTGGGAGTACGGCGCGGATGACCACAACCAGCTGGCGAAGCAACTGGCTGAGTCGTTAGGCATCAAGCATTAA
- a CDS encoding LLM class flavin-dependent oxidoreductase yields the protein MPSQREIRLNAFDMNCVGHQSPGLWAHPRDRSWQYKDLEYWVDLARLLERGKFDGLFIADVLGVYDVYNGNGDAAIRQAAQVPVNDPLALVTPMALVTEHLGFGLTASLSFEHPYPFARRLSTLDHLTKGRVGWNIVTSYLESGARNIGQQAQTAHDARYDYADEYLEVVYKLLEGSWEEGAILRDRERRIFSDPSKIHAINHHGKFFDVPGYHLCEPSPQRTPVLYQAGASSRGKQFAASHAECVFVASPSKSALKKTVADIRRRAEEAGRDPRSILIFNMQTAIVGETDLAAQAKWREYKNWTSYEGALALISGWTGIDFGQYQPDEVFTYAKTNAIQSVVDTFSTADPDKQWSVKAMAEWVGIGGFGPLVVGSAQTVADELQSWVEETDVDGFNLAYAVTHETFTDVVELLIPELQKRGVYKKAYREGTLREKLFGGSARLQAPHPGAGYRIHETSGLLTPV from the coding sequence ATGCCATCACAACGTGAAATTCGTCTAAATGCCTTTGATATGAACTGCGTCGGCCACCAGTCCCCGGGACTGTGGGCGCATCCGCGCGATCGTTCGTGGCAGTATAAAGACCTGGAATATTGGGTCGATCTGGCGCGTCTGCTGGAACGTGGCAAATTCGACGGTTTGTTTATCGCCGATGTGTTGGGCGTTTACGATGTCTATAACGGTAACGGCGACGCGGCGATTCGCCAGGCGGCCCAGGTACCGGTAAACGATCCGCTGGCGCTGGTGACGCCGATGGCCCTGGTGACCGAACATCTGGGCTTTGGCCTCACCGCCTCGCTGTCGTTCGAGCACCCTTATCCGTTTGCGCGCCGTCTGTCGACGCTGGACCACCTCACCAAGGGCCGCGTGGGCTGGAATATTGTCACCTCCTATCTGGAGAGCGGGGCGCGCAATATTGGCCAGCAGGCGCAAACGGCGCACGATGCCCGCTATGACTACGCCGATGAATATCTGGAAGTGGTGTATAAACTGCTGGAAGGCAGCTGGGAAGAAGGGGCTATTCTGCGCGATCGCGAGCGGCGTATTTTCAGTGACCCGAGTAAAATTCACGCTATCAATCATCACGGTAAATTCTTCGATGTACCGGGCTACCATCTGTGCGAGCCGTCGCCGCAGCGTACGCCGGTGCTGTACCAGGCGGGCGCGTCAAGCCGTGGTAAACAGTTTGCCGCCAGCCATGCGGAATGCGTGTTTGTGGCTTCGCCGTCGAAAAGCGCGCTGAAAAAAACGGTGGCCGATATTCGCCGTCGCGCCGAAGAGGCCGGGCGCGATCCGCGCAGCATTCTGATCTTCAACATGCAAACGGCGATCGTTGGCGAGACGGATCTCGCCGCGCAGGCCAAATGGCGGGAGTATAAAAACTGGACCAGCTACGAAGGCGCGCTGGCGCTGATTTCCGGCTGGACCGGCATTGATTTTGGTCAGTATCAGCCGGATGAAGTGTTTACCTATGCCAAAACCAACGCGATTCAGTCGGTGGTGGATACGTTTTCAACCGCGGATCCCGATAAACAGTGGTCGGTGAAGGCAATGGCGGAGTGGGTGGGCATCGGCGGGTTTGGCCCGCTGGTGGTCGGCAGCGCGCAGACCGTGGCCGATGAGCTGCAATCCTGGGTGGAAGAGACCGACGTTGATGGGTTTAACCTCGCGTATGCGGTGACGCATGAAACCTTTACCGACGTGGTGGAGCTGCTGATCCCCGAGCTGCAAAAACGCGGCGTGTATAAAAAAGCGTACCGCGAGGGGACGTTGCGCGAGAAGCTATTCGGCGGTAGCGCCCGGCTTCAGGCGCCACATCCGGGGGCCGGTTACCGTATTCATGAAACCAGCGGGCTGTTAACGCCGGTCTGA
- a CDS encoding FAD/NAD(P)-binding protein, producing the protein MPEREKDPHIVIVGGGFSGTAVAIHLLREATSPLRISVVEPRPSLGFGVAYSATDPAHRINVPAARMQLAGDDDGAFDRWYRRHGDFPQDPQALLADGSVYPQRGAFGRYVQDAFTAAARAHGDRVTHVRERAVGWQDGCVITAEGQRLRADGLVLAVSHPPPRLPQAARPLAQHPRLIADPWRDGALSAIPATARVAIMGTALSMADAVATLQRQGHHGDIVAFSRHGLLSRPNAPLTAEKWQADYQTGTLRQRLRQIRVDIARAAAVGLPWQAVLDAVRGQGQTLWQQMGDAEKRQFLRHLRRYWDVHRYRIAPQVAQAIEARRANGTFRSLAARLQTLEADDEALALHLALRGGGQHREAVDYLVLTTGPAHHDLLDGQPFFTALRQAGLIRADALGLGIAVDAQSLAVGRADHIWVAGPAARGYFGELMGLPQVADHAQRVARSVLQTLACRQSVAF; encoded by the coding sequence ATGCCCGAGCGTGAGAAGGACCCGCATATTGTGATTGTCGGCGGCGGCTTTAGCGGCACGGCCGTGGCGATTCATCTGCTGCGCGAGGCGACGAGCCCGCTGCGCATTAGCGTCGTGGAGCCGCGCCCGAGTCTGGGATTCGGCGTGGCCTATTCAGCCACCGATCCGGCGCACCGCATTAACGTGCCTGCCGCACGTATGCAGCTTGCCGGTGACGACGATGGCGCGTTCGATCGCTGGTATCGGCGGCACGGTGATTTCCCTCAGGACCCGCAGGCCCTGCTGGCGGACGGTAGCGTTTACCCGCAGCGCGGCGCGTTTGGTCGCTATGTTCAGGACGCGTTTACCGCGGCGGCGCGGGCCCATGGCGATCGTGTGACTCACGTCCGGGAGCGCGCGGTGGGCTGGCAGGATGGCTGCGTTATCACAGCTGAAGGCCAACGCCTGCGCGCGGATGGCCTGGTGCTGGCGGTGAGCCATCCGCCGCCGCGACTGCCTCAGGCTGCACGGCCGCTGGCGCAGCACCCGCGCTTAATTGCCGATCCCTGGCGCGACGGGGCGCTGTCGGCGATCCCCGCCACCGCGCGGGTCGCCATTATGGGAACGGCGCTGAGCATGGCTGACGCGGTCGCGACGCTACAACGTCAGGGGCATCACGGTGACATTGTCGCGTTTTCACGTCATGGGCTGCTCTCGCGGCCCAATGCGCCGCTGACCGCCGAGAAATGGCAGGCCGACTATCAGACGGGAACGCTGCGCCAGCGTTTACGCCAGATTCGCGTCGATATCGCCCGGGCAGCGGCGGTGGGGCTGCCGTGGCAGGCGGTGCTGGACGCGGTGCGCGGACAGGGACAAACCCTCTGGCAGCAGATGGGCGATGCAGAAAAACGGCAGTTCTTACGTCACCTGCGGCGCTACTGGGACGTGCACCGTTACCGGATTGCGCCACAGGTTGCGCAGGCCATTGAGGCACGACGCGCCAACGGAACGTTTCGCTCGCTGGCCGCGCGTTTGCAGACGCTGGAAGCCGATGACGAGGCGCTGGCGCTTCATCTGGCGCTGCGCGGCGGCGGTCAGCATCGGGAAGCGGTGGATTATCTGGTGCTGACTACCGGGCCTGCGCATCACGATTTACTCGACGGCCAGCCTTTTTTCACCGCGCTGCGGCAGGCAGGACTGATTCGCGCGGATGCGTTGGGATTGGGGATAGCTGTCGATGCGCAATCCCTGGCCGTGGGGCGTGCCGACCACATCTGGGTCGCCGGACCGGCGGCGCGCGGCTATTTCGGTGAGTTGATGGGGCTACCGCAGGTTGCGGACCACGCTCAACGGGTGGCCCGGTCGGTACTACAAACCCTGGCCTGTCGGCAATCCGTAGCCTTCTGA
- the ssuD gene encoding FMNH2-dependent alkanesulfonate monooxygenase — translation MTVQAAEKINVFWFLPTHGDGRYLGTTEGGRPVDLPYLQQVALAADSLGYYGVLIPTGKSCEDSWLVAAALAPMTRNLRYLVAVRPGLQPPTLAARMAATLDRLSEGRLLINVVTGGDPVENKGDGIFLSHAERYEVTHEFLEVYRRLLAGEKVDYHGQHIQVEGAEVLFPAAQKNGPPLYFGGSSTQAIDVAADHIDAYLTWGEPPQQVAEKLAVVRARAQEKGRQLEYGIRLHVIVRETEEEAWAAADRLIAHLDDDTIAQAQQIFARMDSAGQARMSALHNGSRDNLRIAPNLWAGVGLVRGGAGTALVGNPQQVAERIREYQALGISHFIFSGYPHLEEAHRFAELVMPLLNTSSQPRSATGQVNTGPFGETIGGAKRPTQHASAS, via the coding sequence ATGACAGTACAAGCCGCTGAGAAAATAAATGTTTTCTGGTTCTTACCCACCCACGGTGACGGGCGCTACCTGGGGACTACCGAAGGCGGTCGGCCGGTCGATTTACCGTATCTCCAGCAGGTTGCGCTGGCGGCGGACAGCCTTGGCTATTACGGCGTGCTGATCCCGACAGGTAAAAGCTGTGAAGATTCCTGGCTGGTGGCCGCCGCGCTGGCACCGATGACCCGCAACCTGCGCTATCTGGTGGCGGTACGTCCCGGGCTTCAACCGCCGACGCTGGCGGCGCGCATGGCGGCTACCCTCGATCGCCTGTCAGAAGGACGGCTACTGATTAACGTGGTTACGGGCGGCGATCCGGTCGAAAACAAAGGCGACGGCATTTTCCTCAGCCACGCCGAGCGTTACGAAGTCACCCATGAATTCCTGGAGGTTTATCGCCGACTGCTGGCGGGCGAAAAAGTGGATTACCACGGCCAGCATATTCAGGTGGAAGGGGCAGAAGTGCTGTTCCCGGCGGCGCAGAAAAATGGGCCGCCGCTCTATTTTGGCGGTTCGTCGACGCAGGCGATCGACGTTGCCGCTGACCACATCGATGCCTACCTGACCTGGGGCGAGCCGCCTCAGCAGGTGGCGGAAAAGTTGGCAGTAGTCCGGGCGCGGGCGCAAGAAAAAGGTCGTCAGCTTGAGTATGGCATTCGTCTGCATGTGATTGTGCGCGAGACGGAAGAAGAGGCATGGGCGGCGGCAGACAGGCTGATTGCGCATCTTGACGACGACACCATCGCTCAAGCGCAGCAGATTTTCGCCCGTATGGATTCAGCGGGGCAGGCGCGGATGAGCGCGCTGCATAACGGCAGCCGCGACAACCTGCGCATTGCGCCCAATCTGTGGGCGGGCGTCGGGCTGGTGCGCGGCGGCGCGGGGACCGCGCTGGTGGGCAATCCGCAGCAGGTGGCGGAGCGTATTCGTGAGTATCAGGCGCTGGGCATCAGCCACTTTATTTTCTCCGGCTATCCGCATCTGGAAGAGGCGCACCGCTTTGCCGAGCTGGTGATGCCGCTGCTGAACACCAGCAGCCAGCCGCGTTCGGCAACGGGGCAGGTGAACACCGGGCCGTTTGGCGAAACCATCGGCGGGGCCAAACGCCCCACTCAGCACGCCAGCGCCAGCTGA